ataatataattaaactaattgtcataatacaaatttcaagagctatttttttttctttagttccaGTCACATTTCCATTCACCTATAATTTAGTTCAACCTTGAGTAAGGAAAGGGAAACAGCATCATTTAACACGGTAAATGTCAACGTATATCAGAGATCGTAGTTGTAATTTGGATAAAGTAGCTGATATGactatcatttaaataataagaaactaTAATATTGATCTCTTTATAAACATCCATGATTGGTCTTTACTGGAAAATCCCGTTATAGGATTTGTTTTGGTCCCAGACATCAGATGGGAGTGAAAGACTTTAATGGACTATTAATAACTACTTGTTGTTTTGCCTTTCACTGAGCCGTTTGTTTTGTCTGAAAACCTTTTGCAAGACTGTAGACTATACTATGGAAGTATTTAAGATGGacttttaatctttaaattatattctgtttGTGTAAATAATGCTTtccagaaaaatatttacaaaatagctaagcaaacattcatttttacataaactcTTGTATACTTTAAAGTTTCAAGTAATAATAATGCgtgaacattatattatttaattgctcGTAATTTGCAATAATAAACGTAGGTTCTAACTTAATGTCACAAAACACGCTCGTAAATTGATGCTAAAACTATTAtacaaactaattataatatttttggccaaaaaattaaataaatagctatacaaagaatgttttcagattataaatttttcacgcacaaaatacttttatataatataaaattgtcacTAAATGGCTTCCTCACCCATCTCCCACCatagaacggctggaccaatgcggcaaattatattttaaatatattcgttGAAGTTCTATGAAGGGTTTTATAAAGAATCATGTAGAAAAGATTTCCGGGAGATTTTAGAATTCGAGAAAGCAATCATAACTTTCATAGAACATagtctaaatttaatttacactaaacaaACTGTTAAAACATTCAGCCGAAACACTTGTTTGCatttcagttttagaaaatagTATACGTAATGTGGatcgaaaatatttaaattttactacagattgcgccagtgatttattataaccatttaaatattttgtaaatactagTATTATCTCCGTTATAAAACCCACCGTAACGAGTATCACTGTGATTGTTTATTACGTAAGTTACTCGAAACTGGATGGTTTATTACGTAAGTTACTCGAAACTGGATGGTTTATTACGGAAGTTACTCGAAACTGGAtggttttattgacatttttacagTGACTTACTATAGAATCAGAAGAATGGGGTATTACATGCATCATTAAGCCATTCTTTTCTTGACCttataacaaaaactgtaaaacttCTATCACGAAAATCATATGATAAtgcattatattgaaatattgcatgaactTAGTAAGAAGATTCTTCTCTTGTTTTTATATCGAAAGTAGATTCTTTTGGATTCAAGTAATCTTTTAAGGCCTACGTATACACGAGTGTTTGGTTTATTAGGGCAACATAGCGAAATAGGACATAGTACCAAATATGCCTTAAACAAGAAGTAGACAATAATAGACGGAATTAGACGCTTTTCGATCTAAATTTTGATTCCGAGACTTACATAGTAATGTATTTTCATGATCGGATAAACATGGCAAATTCAACTGTGGCACCATACATAAAGTACATTAGACAAAAAATAAACGTAAACGGCCGgtataaatttccttttttcTTATGGTAGGCTCTACTTGTGTATACATATTCTATCGTGACAACGAGGAAAACTCAACTACGACAATGGAAACATCATAGACTAGAATTATATCACAAAGTCTGAAAGTATACACTTTTGTTCGaataggtttccgagacctacgTACATATACATATGCCATTATCTGGACAACAAGATAAGTTCTACAGTGGCGTAGAAATTATAGTTCATTCGTACAAGGAATGCTCCTGCTCGTACAAACCTAATATAAAAAGGCAGATACAATTTGATTTTAATCTCTGACCCTCTTAACCATGAACAGTGAAATGATATTAtcataaataatctaatattacaTGCCTATCTccgtttgaaaaatattatagggTTACATCAAACTACACATAAGTAATTCCTCTAAGGAGGCAAAGTCCTTCGACGTTGAAGATGTCGTGCGATGCCCCTAGTAGTTAAAAGTTGTAACATAAAGTCTACCTATTGTGATCTGGACCATGACGTGAATTCCTATAACATTCACCTCcagttaaaattatatgataaagagtgtgttttattttttttagaaaatagacgttacattttttaaatatcaaaaaattcctatacaaaagtgaaatttatgggatgtcaaaatttaaaacttatccaGGTTTGTGCGCTATTGTAAGGActtcacttaaataaaatatattctttcaatTAACCATTATTTTGCATTGCGTAAACGTATGTAGGTGTATAATCGGATATAGGTGGATTTTCAGAACTACGCAAAATGAGGTTGGTACGGTCTTCATTCAGTTACCGTTGTATATCTTCATTATCCAATGAATATTAggcttttaaacattattatattttatattattatatattatatcgaACACATTAGTATATTAACTTGTTTTCATAACGTACACTCACTCAAAATAATAGCTTCCATCCTCGTTTTGCCAGGATCTTTGGGAAAGAGCTGGAGCAGAGTCGTTGGTTCTCGGTGTAGTGGTGGGGGGTGGTGGAGGGCTGGTTGCCACTGTTTCCAAATCAGGCCGTATTTCCGTGGCGGGGGTGACCACCGTAACGTTTGGTGGAAGATTGGGAACTGCTGAGCCTTCGGACACCTGGGGAAGTTCTTGGTTTACGGGTAAAGGTACCGGAGGGGGTGGTGGAGCGATGGGGCTGGAGGTCGTGGTAGAAGTGGGTCTAGGCCGTTGGGTAGGTCTACGTGTGGTTTTTGGTGGTGGAGGTGGAGGTGGTGGAGGCCGGCCCTTGAGAGGGCGAGAAGAGAATTTGTTTGAGAAGGGAAGATTAACCACAGGGATGGGTGCAAACTGCGCGCCCTTCGGGGGACCTGAGCGCTCCGCAGTtagtttgaaattgaaattttgccCTATGAAGTAACTCTCCTTGCTGTATGTAAAGCAAACAAAAGCCAGGGGAAGCAATACCTGTAATAAAAAATACCCAAGTTAATTTGATTTCTACTCTCCGATGTATAGTTATACGAGTTGTCAAGTTAACCGAACATATACGAGTAACTAGTAAATCCACAATAACAAGAGTTACGTTAAAcattagcttgtttatttctacTCTCCGATGTATAGTTATACGAGTTGTCAAGTTAACCGAACATATACGAGTGACTAGTAAATCCACAATAACAAGAGTTACGTTAAAcattagcttgtttatttctatagctaagtttacaaatataaagcaaataatttataaacaaaagcttccagtttttatatcgcTAACAACAACAAACCGGTTTTTGATGCTTTTGAACCAAacctaaattttgaaaatttgtaattcaGACACTTGTCATCCGATTAAGAAAAAATGGTTATACAAGACTGTGTTGTTATCTGGTGGTTTGCGCGTCTAAGCGAGCAGTTGTCGTCCatgttaaattaacaaaacctgcccaattaaatctgtgttaaaaattaaacgttttaaatagcaTTAAACATTAAATGCCCAAGATAAAGATTTTAAATCCCGTAACGAGACTAATGCGATTTGTTTCAAAAAAAGTTAACATGGTAACTAAATAATacgttttttacataattataaaattaaatattaaaaaatagtacacTTGTATCTTGAACAATAATTTGATCTTAATCGGTTCACAAGATATTTAGtcacaaaattttcaaattgcagtTTGGTTGAGAAGCGCCAAACCGGTGCCCATTTTCGTTGATATTGACAAAaataggaaattataatttttaatttatttcctttataagtctaaaaacataaataaaaatataaattataatgtaactgCTGTTATTGAAGTTCTAATAGTTAGTTTGTAGTTAACTTGATAGTTTTGGTACTTTTTGATCTAAGAAAGGCTTACATTCAGACCTGATTAAAGAATTTTGGACCTGAgcttctaaaatcatttgtagtatgttttattttaacaatctgACAACTTTAATAGTCTTTAATAGGtcttttaatagttaaaaagttagttataaatctattaatttataaaagaataatttattagttCATTTATAAGTTTGCCATAATCTTTGGGAAAGATTGAAcaagtttaatagtttttcacGTTCAATTTGATGGGTTACTGTATCATTCATTTCATTCGTCTTTAAGTAACTCTTCAaaagagaatttaaaattaaatcaagaaATTACCATACATATGGTTGCTTAAATTTCTTAtggtaatattttcaattaccGGGAACATGTTGCAATATACCTCAGAAACAATTATGTACATTAAATGAGAATAGCTGTATATTTCAGtttcttaattatttacttaatatttaggaCGTAAggtaagataaattaataaaagattaaatattaagattaaaaattacaaattatttgttacttttacaaTTATCTAAACATTATATATTCTTAGAAAGTTTGAGTAAATAGAGAAAATCATACAGTTTCGCGTTCAATagagttttttttacatactaaGTATGTGTTCTTAGAGTACATAAATGTATTAATGAACGTTCATAGTGcgagtaaagaaaattaaaacaaagtttcgTATTAAGAGTTGCGGGTGTTCATGAGTACGGCTAACATGACAGTTCATTATCACCGTATCAAAACTTATGGACGCGCCAAAGTATTAAGGTAAAGTAGGCAGCTTACCCTCATATCTGCTATATCGGTGAAGCACTGTTAATTCTATTATCTTATAAGATGATGGCATCTATATATAACATTAGTAAAGAGGGAAAGTGTACGGTAGACGACAAACACTAGGAGACAAGGACGAGACGCAGCTGCTCCAGTAGCCTCTCCTCGCCGCCCCACCACAACACAGGGGTGATAACTGTGACCACTGTTGTTATTGGTTAACAAGTTATCAATAGGAACAACAGAATACTAGGCAGCAGTTGACGCAGCGATTGAGTCCATTGTAGAGGAATTAAAATCATCTGGAGTAgtagtttttaatatgaaaatataaattaatagtgttcttacatttaaacaaatgtactactataaataattaggaataaatatatcttataatattattatgatcaataaattttgaaatataaatcacAAGTGTTTGGATTGGAAAAGTCAAAGACCACAGAATACATAATGTCATTCATAAGCGCATCTAAAATTGTGCAAGTGAGTTCACTAACGTTGACCCTCTggaatcattttattaaaatcccGGATATGACTTGACAtctgatacatttacatttattttattaaattgggtttcatataaggtttcaaataacaaaattttacacacaaaGTCAACCTAAAATTATCCTGTGATAGTTAGGCTAGTGTCAAtatgaaatatgatatatttttaagtactgagtttgtttaaaaatatcatcatACTGTTATTAGCTCGTTTCCATCATGTTTATGCTTAATTTCGTAAAATATTCTCAAACGCTCATCCCGTGGAGTGACAAGCACAATCATCAACTCAGTTTTCCTGATGTAGAAGTAAAGCTTCATGGacaatttcaagtgtataggtaAATCTTTTCTATATagtatggacagacagacagaaatcgaATTTTTGTAGCCTCTCCAGTGACAAGCTTCGCTAATTCTCAGCAAATCAGGTAGGAAAATGGCAACCCATTTGTTGTTAAAAGTTTAGCTAGTGttgcatggaaaatttcaaatctgtaccTCGTTTCA
This Homalodisca vitripennis isolate AUS2020 chromosome 3, UT_GWSS_2.1, whole genome shotgun sequence DNA region includes the following protein-coding sequences:
- the LOC124358379 gene encoding endocuticle structural glycoprotein SgAbd-1-like, which codes for MRVLLPLAFVCFTYSKESYFIGQNFNFKLTAERSGPPKGAQFAPIPVVNLPFSNKFSSRPLKGRPPPPPPPPPKTTRRPTQRPRPTSTTTSSPIAPPPPPVPLPVNQELPQVSEGSAVPNLPPNVTVVTPATEIRPDLETVATSPPPPPTTTPRTNDSAPALSQRSWQNEDGSYYFDFQAANSIKRAEQGFFKNDEDQINPIHVKSGMYSFTSPEGVPFRVDYVADERGYRSYIRFT